One window of Desulfarculus baarsii DSM 2075 genomic DNA carries:
- a CDS encoding protoglobin domain-containing protein, whose translation MPQTCPPPRRRLEYLLEKVGLGPDDYQTIAPHKELFASRAEEFGRYFLEFFLAIDATSLVLRRQSDPQRLAAVLGHWFGALFRQAMSPSFLVEMWQSGVRHVELNLDQRYVNLGYSVARQFCQRIAAEGLPPGARAGVLAVIDKLLDACVLVATDSFITCTSRCDNQVIAGIAHQVRNPVTIIGGNISRLQRQAQRDSGAWRAFETVLAENRRLERMLGDIAAYSELYRAEPRPEACPLEPILRQAAGRLTEHDQSPRPEQWLAIELDPAHAVAFADRAEMTLMFFHLLENAAQASDPAEPIVRVVSGPGPRPDFLRVSIQNSGKSPDPAQIDTLFQPFTSSRPMGTGFGLPIAALAARRNLGGLSLQPAPQGGALCLVDLPTPEDRAMAQ comes from the coding sequence ATGCCGCAAACGTGCCCGCCGCCGCGCCGGCGGTTGGAGTATCTGCTGGAAAAAGTCGGCCTGGGGCCCGACGATTACCAGACAATCGCCCCGCACAAGGAGCTTTTCGCTAGCCGGGCCGAGGAGTTCGGCCGGTATTTCCTGGAGTTTTTCCTGGCCATCGACGCCACGAGCCTGGTCCTGCGCCGCCAGAGCGACCCCCAGCGCCTGGCCGCCGTGCTGGGCCATTGGTTCGGCGCACTGTTTCGCCAGGCGATGAGCCCGAGCTTTCTGGTCGAAATGTGGCAAAGCGGCGTGCGCCACGTGGAGCTCAACCTCGACCAACGCTACGTCAACCTGGGCTACAGCGTGGCCCGTCAGTTCTGCCAGCGCATCGCCGCCGAAGGCCTGCCGCCCGGCGCGCGCGCCGGCGTGCTGGCGGTGATCGACAAACTCCTCGACGCCTGCGTGCTGGTGGCCACCGATTCTTTCATCACCTGCACCTCGCGCTGCGACAACCAGGTCATCGCCGGCATCGCCCACCAGGTGCGCAACCCCGTGACCATCATCGGCGGCAACATCAGCCGCCTGCAACGCCAGGCCCAGCGCGACAGCGGGGCCTGGCGGGCCTTTGAGACGGTCTTGGCCGAGAACCGTCGCCTGGAGCGAATGCTGGGCGATATCGCCGCCTACAGCGAGCTTTACCGGGCCGAGCCCCGGCCCGAGGCCTGCCCTCTGGAGCCCATCCTGCGTCAGGCCGCCGGCCGGCTGACCGAGCACGACCAAAGCCCCCGGCCCGAGCAATGGTTGGCGATCGAACTCGATCCGGCCCACGCCGTCGCCTTCGCCGACCGCGCCGAGATGACGCTCATGTTTTTTCATCTGCTGGAAAACGCCGCCCAGGCCAGCGACCCGGCCGAGCCCATCGTCCGCGTGGTCAGCGGCCCCGGCCCCCGGCCCGATTTTCTGCGCGTGAGCATCCAAAACAGCGGCAAATCGCCCGATCCGGCCCAGATCGACACGTTGTTCCAGCCGTTTACCTCATCGCGGCCCATGGGCACCGGCTTTGGCCTGCCCATCGCCGCCCTGGCCGCCCGGCGTAATCTGGGCGGCCTGAGCCTGCAACCGGCCCCGCAAGGCGGCGCGCTGTGCCTGGTGGATCTGCCCACGCCCGAAGATCGGGCCATGGCTCAATGA
- a CDS encoding sensor histidine kinase: MVKQLLRGWKVVPLWLKVAPMIVLLAGLPLLQAYLEHHRPDLVPLMRHAYYLPLFMASVLFGLRGGLLCALAISFNFFEDVVGQRSVDLTQRLYMAAGVGVYFLVGGVTGFLVDREKREAQRLKHMQEMAALGQAAAALAHEMKTPLIAIGGFAQQIYRTLEDDHPHRAKLKIIVDQVAHMEQLMREVLDYARPMQLRLERAYLREVVEEARSLASLFAEQSGVSLELELPPQPVEALIDKGRLRQVLLNLMQNAIQASPRGARVIVSTAREGDFGLITVGDQGCGIAAEDLARIFNPFFTTKRQGTGLGLAVAQKIVQAHGGGIESRSAPGQGSSFTVRLPLAGPAEPTAPAA, encoded by the coding sequence ATGGTCAAACAACTGCTGCGAGGCTGGAAGGTCGTGCCGCTGTGGCTCAAGGTCGCGCCGATGATCGTGCTGTTGGCGGGCCTGCCGCTGTTGCAGGCCTACCTGGAGCACCACCGGCCCGATCTGGTTCCCCTGATGCGCCATGCCTATTACCTGCCCCTGTTCATGGCTTCGGTGCTGTTTGGTCTGCGTGGCGGCCTGCTCTGCGCCCTGGCCATCTCGTTCAATTTTTTCGAGGACGTGGTGGGCCAGCGTAGCGTCGACCTGACCCAGCGGCTCTACATGGCCGCCGGGGTGGGGGTCTATTTCCTGGTCGGCGGCGTCACCGGTTTTCTCGTCGACCGCGAAAAGCGCGAGGCCCAGCGCCTCAAGCACATGCAGGAGATGGCCGCCCTGGGCCAGGCCGCCGCCGCCCTGGCCCACGAGATGAAAACGCCCCTGATCGCCATCGGCGGCTTCGCCCAGCAGATCTACCGCACCCTGGAGGACGACCACCCCCACCGGGCCAAGCTCAAGATCATCGTCGACCAGGTGGCCCACATGGAGCAACTCATGCGCGAGGTGCTCGACTACGCGCGGCCCATGCAACTGCGCCTGGAGCGGGCCTATCTGCGCGAGGTGGTCGAGGAGGCGCGCAGCCTGGCCTCGCTTTTCGCCGAGCAATCGGGCGTGAGCCTGGAGCTGGAGCTGCCTCCCCAGCCGGTGGAGGCCCTCATCGACAAGGGCCGCCTGCGCCAGGTGCTTTTGAACCTGATGCAAAACGCCATCCAGGCCTCGCCGCGCGGCGCGCGGGTGATCGTCTCCACCGCCCGCGAAGGCGATTTCGGTCTGATCACCGTCGGCGACCAAGGCTGCGGCATCGCCGCCGAGGATCTGGCCAGGATCTTCAACCCCTTTTTCACCACCAAGCGCCAGGGCACCGGCCTGGGCCTGGCCGTGGCCCAAAAGATCGTCCAGGCCCACGGCGGCGGCATCGAGTCGCGCAGCGCCCCTGGCCAAGGCAGCTCCTTCACCGTGCGCCTGCCCCTGGCCGGCCCGGCCGAACCCACCGCCCCGGCGGCCTAA
- a CDS encoding rhomboid family intramembrane serine protease, translating into MIPIRDETPNRRPALATMVIIAVNVGVWLYCLTLSRQAEMAFNYIFGAVPAFILGPAPAELPLPPLATLLSYQFVHGGFWHLAGNMLYLWIFGASLEDALGRGRFVAFYLLGGVLSGLAQALSGPGEVVPIIGASGAVAMVLGGYLALFPRRNVLILLWLIFFVRVIRVPAVIFLGLWFFFQVLGSAEGVAWMAHIGGFVAGLVLARVFLPPGRPRWPGARPGGGGPTYH; encoded by the coding sequence TTGATCCCCATCCGCGACGAAACGCCCAACCGCCGGCCGGCGCTGGCGACCATGGTCATCATCGCCGTCAACGTGGGCGTCTGGCTCTATTGCCTGACCCTGAGCCGCCAGGCCGAGATGGCCTTCAATTATATCTTTGGCGCGGTGCCGGCCTTCATCCTGGGCCCGGCCCCGGCCGAACTGCCCCTGCCACCGCTGGCGACCCTGCTCAGCTATCAGTTCGTCCACGGCGGTTTCTGGCATCTGGCCGGCAACATGCTCTATCTGTGGATCTTCGGGGCCAGCCTGGAGGACGCCCTGGGCCGGGGGCGCTTCGTGGCCTTTTATCTGCTGGGCGGGGTGCTCTCGGGCCTGGCCCAGGCGCTCAGCGGCCCCGGCGAGGTCGTGCCGATCATCGGGGCCAGCGGCGCGGTGGCCATGGTCCTGGGCGGCTATTTGGCGCTTTTCCCCCGGCGCAACGTGTTGATCTTGCTATGGCTGATCTTTTTCGTGCGCGTCATTCGCGTGCCGGCGGTGATATTTTTGGGCCTGTGGTTTTTCTTTCAGGTGCTGGGTTCGGCCGAGGGCGTGGCCTGGATGGCCCATATCGGCGGTTTCGTGGCCGGGCTGGTGTTGGCGCGGGTCTTTTTGCCGCCTGGCCGGCCGCGCTGGCCGGGCGCGCGGCCCGGCGGCGGTGGCCCGACCTATCATTGA
- a CDS encoding DsrE/DsrF/DrsH-like family protein, which yields MNQAEIEKLIDERVRAEVEKRLAQAEARAMTIILTKGTLDMAYPALILATTGAAMDLDTTVFFTFYGLDVIRKDKMGKLQVSPVGNPAMPVPVPNIIGMLPGMTAMATTMMQSWLKRENVATIPELLDMAIEGGVKLIGCQMTMDVMGVKREQLIDEIDVGGAATYMGIATKAQINLFI from the coding sequence ATGAACCAGGCCGAGATCGAAAAGCTCATCGACGAGCGCGTGCGCGCCGAAGTGGAAAAACGCCTGGCCCAGGCCGAGGCCCGAGCCATGACCATCATCCTGACCAAAGGCACCCTGGACATGGCCTATCCGGCCCTGATCCTGGCCACCACCGGCGCGGCCATGGACCTGGACACCACCGTGTTTTTCACTTTCTACGGCCTGGACGTGATCCGCAAGGACAAAATGGGCAAACTTCAGGTCTCGCCGGTGGGCAACCCGGCCATGCCCGTGCCCGTGCCCAACATCATCGGCATGCTGCCGGGCATGACGGCCATGGCCACGACGATGATGCAAAGCTGGCTGAAACGCGAAAACGTGGCCACCATCCCCGAACTGCTCGACATGGCCATCGAGGGCGGGGTCAAGCTCATCGGCTGCCAGATGACCATGGACGTCATGGGCGTCAAGCGCGAGCAGCTCATCGACGAAATCGACGTGGGCGGCGCGGCCACCTACATGGGCATCGCCACCAAGGCCCAGATCAACCTCTTCATCTAG
- a CDS encoding NAD(+)/NADH kinase, with the protein MNNILVIHKANTPVARDQAQELRGWLEARGKAVTVREAQGGEPAARGAAGEAALPARADLAVVMGGDGTMLGAVRDMVAAGLERTPILGVNLGGLGFLTAVSSEEMLPAMERALQGRFEAPPRMMLRAEVRRDGRAVAQFVALNDLVINKAALARIIELHLDVDQRHLTTFRADGLIVATPTGSTAYNLSAGGPICHPELDCVLVTPICSFALSNRPLLLGPFMVLRVAMGERAAQTTLTCDGQVGLELQPADEIIIGRAAKTVRVIQSPFKDYYQILRTKLRWG; encoded by the coding sequence TTGAATAACATTTTAGTCATCCATAAAGCCAACACGCCGGTCGCCCGCGACCAGGCCCAGGAGCTCAGGGGCTGGCTGGAGGCCAGGGGCAAGGCCGTCACCGTCCGCGAGGCCCAGGGCGGCGAGCCGGCGGCCCGGGGCGCCGCGGGCGAAGCGGCGCTTCCCGCCCGGGCCGATCTGGCCGTGGTCATGGGCGGCGACGGCACCATGCTGGGGGCGGTGCGCGACATGGTCGCCGCCGGGCTGGAGCGCACGCCGATCCTGGGGGTGAACCTGGGCGGGCTGGGCTTTTTGACGGCGGTGTCGTCGGAAGAGATGCTGCCGGCCATGGAGCGGGCGCTGCAAGGCCGCTTCGAGGCCCCGCCGCGCATGATGCTGCGCGCCGAGGTGCGGCGCGACGGCCGGGCCGTGGCCCAGTTCGTGGCCCTCAACGACCTGGTGATCAACAAGGCCGCCCTGGCCCGCATCATCGAGTTGCACCTGGACGTGGATCAACGCCACCTGACCACCTTCCGGGCCGACGGCCTGATCGTGGCCACGCCCACCGGTTCGACGGCCTACAACCTCTCGGCCGGCGGGCCCATCTGCCACCCGGAGTTGGACTGCGTGCTGGTCACGCCCATCTGCTCGTTCGCCCTGAGCAACCGGCCGCTGTTGCTGGGGCCGTTCATGGTGCTGCGCGTGGCCATGGGCGAGCGCGCCGCCCAGACCACCCTCACCTGCGACGGCCAGGTGGGCCTGGAACTGCAACCGGCCGACGAAATAATCATCGGCCGCGCGGCCAAGACGGTGAGGGTGATCCAATCGCCGTTCAAGGATTATTATCAAATATTGCGCACCAAGCTGCGCTGGGGTTAG